CATCTCCGCGATGTGGCCTTCGTGCAGGGTGATGCCACCAATCAGTTGGACATCGAAGTGGCGCATGCCCAGCACCCGCCTGGCGGCTTCCCGTACCGTCGCGAAAGCTTCCGGTAGCAGCTGATCCAGATGCTCACCCTCATCCAGCCGACGGCGGAACTCCGCCGTCTTGCCCTGAAGCTCGCTGTCCGACAGCCCGCCGAACGCCTCCTCCAACTCATTGATGCGCGAAACCGTCTTGCGCATGCGCTTGATTTCGCGAGCATTCTTACTGCCGAATATTTTCGTTGCGAGGTTCGTGAACATAGACCACTGCTTCTTTAATTAACGAAATGCACCTCATGGCCCGGTCCGGCCATGGACGCCTGCATACTTGGGGAGCCTAACCATCCACTCCGCAGGACGGCTACTGCGAAAGGCACGATGGGACATGGGGAGCCATCCCGGACATGCCTTGCCGAGACGGCATTCTAACCTTATTTCTTTTGAGGGCGAAAGGCACGGCCTTGCCATGGCGTATTGCACCACATCGCGAACGTTACCGGCGGGCTATCCTGACACAAAAAAGCCACTTTGGGAGACCCGAAGTGGCTTTATTTTGCCGGACAGTCAGCGGCTGGCACGCTGGATGTAGTCCTCCGGGTTCTGACTCTTACCGTTGCGGCGGACCTCAAAATGGACGTGTGGTCCGGTCGAGCGCCCCGTACTTCCCATCAGTGCAACGACCTGCCCCTTCTGGACGACGTCTCCAACCGAAACCTTGACCGTTTTACAGTGGCCATACCGGGTCACCAAACCGTCGCCGTGGTCGATTTCCACCAGGTTTCCATAACCGTAGCGGTCACCAGCGAAGGTGACGACCCCGGCGGCGACGGCAATAATGTCGCTCCCCTCTTTGCCGGCCAGGTCGACGCCATCGTGCCAGGTACGCTTGCCGGTGAATGGATCAGAGCGATACCCATAGCGAGAAGACAGCCAGCCCCAGGTAATCGGGCGACCGGCTACGAAACGCTCGTCCTCCAGGCGGGCCCGGGAAATCAGTTGATCCAGCAGGCGCAGTTGCTGCTCGCGATTGCTTATGCGCTCCTCGAGCTGATCGATCATCGCGGTCAGCTCAGGCGTGGTAAAGGATTCGCCCATCGTGCCTTGCTCGGGACCACCGACAGCCGGCGTCTGGTCAAAATCGAACTCGCCGTTATCCAGGCGCGCCGACTCCACCAGTCGCTGCCCCAAGGCATCCAGACGTAACAGGCGCCCCTGCATCTGCCCCAGGCGTAATGTCAACGCATCCACCTGCTGACCGGTGGTTTGCCGCAGGTCACGCACGCGCGATTCCTGCTCCAGCAAACGCGCCTCCCAGCTGTTGACCAGCGAGGACGTCGCACCATAAGCCAGCGGCTCCGGCTCCACGACACCAAGACGGTAACCCGCCCAGCCGGCGCCAGCGACGATGCCCGCGAGAACCAGCAATAGGCTCACCACCAACGGCAGGTTGAGGCGAAACGAGCGAGATTGCCCCGCGCTCTTGCTGACAAAGATAATGTTCATAGTCTGCATTCACTTACGAAGAAGCTTTTCGAACATCCAGGCGAAAAACCACTTATCACGACCGGCCCGCCGGGCAAGATCCATTGCCGATTGCAGGAGTAGAGGGCGTACAATGGACTTCATCGCCCTGCGCTTTTCACAACGTGACCACCTGATAGACCCATTACGAATGAATCGATCGTTGCCTCACCAATAGTTGATACGGCTTTAATCGACGCCGACCGTCGAATCACTCGAGCTGGACAGGCACCGATCCGAAAAGGTAAAACAAGTGTAATGTAGGCGACATCCACAAACCGTGCCAAATGGTAACCAATCGTAACCGGTACCGTCGAGCTATATCCTCTTGGTGAACATAGCGACTATAGACCACATGTCGCGGACAAAAGCATGAAACGAAAGACTAACCTGACCCTGGAACCCACCGACTCGCGGCTCGAGCCCAACCTGCGCCGGCTATTGGCCAATGCGGAAATCCACCGCAGGGCCGAGAAGACTGTGCTCGCCGCAGTACCGGAGAATCTTCGGGCTCACTGCCGATTCCTGAGCTACCACAATGGCGATCTTGCGATCTCGGCCGATGGCAGCGTTGTGGCCAGTCAAGTCCGTATGCGACAGCGAGAGATACTCGAACAATTGAGAAAGGCGCCGGACTTCCAGTATGCCTGGCGGCTGAAGGTCAAGGTCGCTCCCCCCAGGCCCAAGGAAAAACCAGCTGTAAAGAAGGAACCACTCAGTAACGAAAATGCCCGACTCCTGAAGCAGGAAGCCGGGCACACGAAGGACGAAGGTTTACGCGAAGTTCTCGAAAAACTGTCCCGTCACGTCAGGAACTGAGCATCCTCTCTCAGGCCTGAGATGCCAGAACGGGCTTGAGGTACGAAATGGGTGCCGTGGCCTCATCCTCAAAGGTCACGACTTCCCATGCATCCTCTTCAGCCCGCAGTTTGCGCAGCAGCTTGTTGTTCAGGTCATGGCCCGACTTCAGCCCGCGGAACTCGCCGATCAGGCTATTGCCCAGCAGGTACAGGTCGCCGATGGCGTCCAGCACCTTGTGCTTGACGAATTCATCGTCATAGCGCAGACCGTCTTCGTTCAGGATTTTGTAATCATCAACGACGATGGCATTGTCTACACTGCCGCCCAGCGCCAGATTCATGGAGCGCAACTTCTCGATATCCCGCATGAATCCAAAGGTGCGCGCACGACTGACTTCCTTCACGAATGAAGTTGAAGAGAAGTCGACCGTCGCGTTCTGCGCACGGCCCTTGAAGACCGGGTGGTCAAAATCGATACCAAAGCTCACCTTGAATCCCTCGAACGGCAGGAAGGTGGCCTTCTTGTCGTCTTCCTCGACAGTAACTTCGCGCTTGATACGAATGAACCGTTTGGGCGCATCCTGCTCGGCAATGCCCGCCGATTGCAGGAGGAAAACGAAAGGACCAGCACTACCGTCCATGATGGGAACTTCAGCCGCGCTCAGTTCGACGTAGCAGTTATCGATACCCAAACCAGCCATGGCCGACAGCAGGTGTTCGATGGTTGCTACACGGACACCGTTCTTGACCAGTGTCGTGGACAGCATGGTTTCGCCGACGTTCTCAGCGCACGCCTTGATCTCGACGACCGGATCCAGATCGGTTCGACGAAACACTATCCCTGTCTCGACCGGCGCAGGCTTGAGCGTCAGATAGACTTTCTCACCCGAGTGCAAACCGACCCCGGTCGCACGGATGGTGTTTTTGAGCGTACGTTGCTTGATCATCGTACAAAAATCCGTCACAAAAGTTAGATATCATTCGGGCAAAAAACTGCACGAAGCTTACCAGAAAGTAGCACTGAACACCATTTAACCAATCGGTAATTCCCGAAGGGTTACGGCTTTCGCCTTCCTAGTTTATTTCTATCTTATCCCGAATCCCTATTGAGACAGCTTATCAATCTGCCTGACGACGCAGGAATGCGGGAATATCGAGATAATCGACACTCTGCTCGTCACCATCACGCTCCTGGTCAATGGCCACGTTGCCATTGGCAACAGCGCGACGACGCAGGACCGCCGGGCGATCCAACTGGTGATAATCTGTCTTGCCATCCAGCGTCCGTGTGTTGTCCACCACCTTGGTCGGCTTTTCGCGCTCGCCGCCCAGGCCGGTGGCCACAACCGTGACCTTCAGTTCGTCGGTCATTTCCGGATCGATAACAGTGCCTACGACCACGGTGGCCGAATCGGATGCAAATTCGCGAACAATGTCGCCAACCTCGGAGAATTCGCCCAGGTTGAGATCCATGCCGGCTGTAATGTTGACCAGGATACCCTTCGCGCCCTGCAGGTTAATATCTTCCAGCAGCGGACTGCGAACTGCGGCCTCGGCGGCCTCGCGCGCACGGTTCTCGCCGGTAGCGCGGGCGGTGCCCATCATCGCCATGCCCATTTCGGACATCACGGTTTTCACATCGGCAAAGTCGACGTTGATCATGCCGTTGCGGGTGATCAGGTCGGCAATACCCTGAACCGCGCCCAGCAATACGTCGTTAGCGGCAGCGAAAGCGTCAAGAAGACTAGTCTTCTTACCCATCACTGCAAGCAGTTTTTCGTTAGGAATCGTAATCAGCGAGTCGACGCTGTCTTCCAAATCCTTCAGACCGGATTCGGCGACAGACATTCGCTTGCCACCTTCAAAATTAAACGGCTTGGTAACCACGGCAACGGTCAGGATGCCCAACTCACGCGCCACTTCGGCCACGATCGGCGCTGCACCAGTACCGGTACCGCCGCCCATGCCGGCCGTAATGAATACCATATCCGCACCCTGTAGGGCCTCGGCGATGCGATCACGATCTTCCAGCGCCGCCTGGCGACCGACTTCCGGGTTAGCACCCGCACCCAGCCCCTTGGTAATGTTGCCACCGAGCTGGATGACCTGCTTGGCCCCCATATCGGTCAACGCCTGGGCATCTGTATTGGCGCAGATGAAATCCACACCTTCGATGTCGCTGGTCAGCATGTGACGCACGGCGTTACCGCCACCGCCGCCAACACCTATAACTTTTATTACGGCATTTTGTTGCACGTTATCAACAAGTTCGAACATTTCCCCTACTCCTTCGTAATAGATTCCGACCTTTTGGTGGTCGATATTTTTTCGAGATACCTTCGTTTTACCGGCAAGGCCGGCGGTGCCGCAGTTTTACCGGTTCTCAGAAATTGCCTGTGAACCAGTTCTTCATGCGCTCGAACAGCGAAGGGGCATCCTCACTGCGGAGCACAGGTCCCTTACCAAGATCCATCTGGCGGAACCCGTAAATCAGCAACCCGACCCCTGTGGCATAGATCGGATTGTTGACTACGTCTTTCATGCCGGACACGGACTGCGGCGAAGCCAGCCGCACCGGCATATGGAAGATCTCCTCGGCCAGCTCCACGACGCCTTCCATCGTGGACGAACCACCGGTGATCACTACGCCCGCGGGGATAAGATCCTCGAATCCCGAGCGGCGCAACTCAGTCTGCACCAGGGTAAAGAGCTCCTCGTAGCGAGGCTCAACCACCTCCGCCAAGGCCTGGCGGGACAGGTCGCGCGGCGCGCGCTCACCGACACTGGGGACCTTGATGGTCTCGTCAGCGCCCGCCAGTTGAGTCAACGCGCAGGCATACTTGATCTTGATTTCCTCGGCATTCTGCGTGGGTGTGCGCAGCGCCATGGCAATATCGTTGGTGACCTGGTCGCCGGCAATGGGAATGACCGCCGTATGCCGGATGGCACCACCGGTGAACACCGCGATGTCGGTCGTTCCGCCACCGATATCGACGACACAGACGCCCAACTCCTTCTCATCCTCGGTCAGCACCGCATAGCTTGAAGCCAACTGCTCGAGAATGACGTCATCCACTTCCAACCCGCAGCGGCGCACGCACTTCTCGATGTTCTGTGCGGCGTTCACGGCGCAGGTCACCAGATGCACCTTGGCTTCCAGCCGCACCCCGGACATGCCCAGGGGCTCCTTTATGCCCTCCTGATTATCGATGACGAATTCCTGCGGCAGGATGTGCAGCACTTTCTGGTCAGCCGGGATCGCTACCGCCTGGGCAGCATCAATCACCCGGTCGATGTCCGCCTGCGTGACCTCCCGGTCACGAATGGCCACGATGCCGTGGGAGTTGAGGCTGCGGATATGGCTGCCGGCAATGCCGGCATACACGGAATGGATGCGGCAGCCGGCCATCAGCTCCGCTTCCTCCACTGCGCGCTGGATGGCATGCACCGTGGTCTCGATGTTCACCACGACACCGCGCTTGAGCCCCCGTGACGGGTGCGAGCCGATGCCGACAATCTCGATGGTGCCGTCCAGTTTGCGCTTGCCGACAATGGCCACCACTTTCGAGGTGCCAATATCCAGGCCGACAATCATGTTTTCCGTTTCAACCCCTGACATGTGCTTCACCAGATGAATGGTCTATGAATTTTTCTCAGGCGCTTTCTCAAGCGTCTTCCAGCGCACCGCCACGCCGTTGGTATACCGCGCGTCGATGAGTTCCACTTCGTCCGCTCGCGCGGCCAGGCGCTGTTGGTAAACGGTCAGGAATCGCTCGAACCGGCTTTCCACCTGATCCCGACCCAACGCCACTTCGATGCCATTACCCATGCGTAGCGTCCAGGCTCCGCGCTTTTCAAGGGCTAGCCCGGCAAAGCCGATGCCCTGTTCGTGCAACTCGTTAGCCATGGAGCGGGCCAGCACCAGTACCTCTTCCACCCGGTCATTAGGCCCGGCAAGCCGCGGCAAGGCGCCTGCGGCTTCCGGGTTGACCGGCTCGAAGACGTGTCCGGAGCGGCCAATAACCTGGCGATCGTTCCAGTAAGCCAGAGGACGCTCCTCGCGGATTTCCACCGCCAGGCGGTCGGGCCAGACCCGGCGCACGGCAGCCGACTCGACCCACGGCTCACGCTCCACCAGGCGCTTGACGTCTTCGAGGTCCGTTGCAAAGAAGCTGCGGCCGATCAGACTGCGCAGATCTGCGTCCAGCTTGTCTCGATTCAATCCGTTGAATTCGCCTTTGATTTCGACATCGGCAATCTGCCGATCCAGCGCGTTCAGCGCCGCGCCCGTCGCCCAGGGCACCAATCCAGCCAGGATCAGCACACCGGCACCCAATGACAACTGCAGCCACGGCAGACCAGCCAGCCACCCCAGGACGACACGTAGCGGGTTGAATGGCGTCCGCTCCGGTCCTGCGGTCGTGGCGCCGCGGCGCCGCGGGGGTTCCGGCGGCTGGCGCATGCGCAGGTGCATCAGGTCAAGCATGAGCGCTCTCCAGAGTGTCGGCGAGGATACGGACGACCAGTTCCTCGAAACTCAGACCGGCGGCTCGGGCCGCCATCGGCACCAGGCTGTGGTCAGTCATTCCCGGCACGGTATTCACTTCCAGCAGCCAGAATTCGCCATTGGCGTCCTGCATGATGTCGACACGTCCCCACGTGCGGCACCCCACGGCCCGGAAGGCCTCCAGCGCCAACTCCTGCAGCCGCAGCTCATCGTC
The window above is part of the Marinobacter nanhaiticus D15-8W genome. Proteins encoded here:
- a CDS encoding cell division protein FtsQ/DivIB; amino-acid sequence: MLDLMHLRMRQPPEPPRRRGATTAGPERTPFNPLRVVLGWLAGLPWLQLSLGAGVLILAGLVPWATGAALNALDRQIADVEIKGEFNGLNRDKLDADLRSLIGRSFFATDLEDVKRLVEREPWVESAAVRRVWPDRLAVEIREERPLAYWNDRQVIGRSGHVFEPVNPEAAGALPRLAGPNDRVEEVLVLARSMANELHEQGIGFAGLALEKRGAWTLRMGNGIEVALGRDQVESRFERFLTVYQQRLAARADEVELIDARYTNGVAVRWKTLEKAPEKNS
- a CDS encoding M23 family metallopeptidase yields the protein MNIIFVSKSAGQSRSFRLNLPLVVSLLLVLAGIVAGAGWAGYRLGVVEPEPLAYGATSSLVNSWEARLLEQESRVRDLRQTTGQQVDALTLRLGQMQGRLLRLDALGQRLVESARLDNGEFDFDQTPAVGGPEQGTMGESFTTPELTAMIDQLEERISNREQQLRLLDQLISRARLEDERFVAGRPITWGWLSSRYGYRSDPFTGKRTWHDGVDLAGKEGSDIIAVAAGVVTFAGDRYGYGNLVEIDHGDGLVTRYGHCKTVKVSVGDVVQKGQVVALMGSTGRSTGPHVHFEVRRNGKSQNPEDYIQRASR
- the ftsZ gene encoding cell division protein FtsZ; the protein is MFELVDNVQQNAVIKVIGVGGGGGNAVRHMLTSDIEGVDFICANTDAQALTDMGAKQVIQLGGNITKGLGAGANPEVGRQAALEDRDRIAEALQGADMVFITAGMGGGTGTGAAPIVAEVARELGILTVAVVTKPFNFEGGKRMSVAESGLKDLEDSVDSLITIPNEKLLAVMGKKTSLLDAFAAANDVLLGAVQGIADLITRNGMINVDFADVKTVMSEMGMAMMGTARATGENRAREAAEAAVRSPLLEDINLQGAKGILVNITAGMDLNLGEFSEVGDIVREFASDSATVVVGTVIDPEMTDELKVTVVATGLGGEREKPTKVVDNTRTLDGKTDYHQLDRPAVLRRRAVANGNVAIDQERDGDEQSVDYLDIPAFLRRQAD
- the lpxC gene encoding UDP-3-O-acyl-N-acetylglucosamine deacetylase, translated to MIKQRTLKNTIRATGVGLHSGEKVYLTLKPAPVETGIVFRRTDLDPVVEIKACAENVGETMLSTTLVKNGVRVATIEHLLSAMAGLGIDNCYVELSAAEVPIMDGSAGPFVFLLQSAGIAEQDAPKRFIRIKREVTVEEDDKKATFLPFEGFKVSFGIDFDHPVFKGRAQNATVDFSSTSFVKEVSRARTFGFMRDIEKLRSMNLALGGSVDNAIVVDDYKILNEDGLRYDDEFVKHKVLDAIGDLYLLGNSLIGEFRGLKSGHDLNNKLLRKLRAEEDAWEVVTFEDEATAPISYLKPVLASQA
- a CDS encoding DciA family protein, with product MKRKTNLTLEPTDSRLEPNLRRLLANAEIHRRAEKTVLAAVPENLRAHCRFLSYHNGDLAISADGSVVASQVRMRQREILEQLRKAPDFQYAWRLKVKVAPPRPKEKPAVKKEPLSNENARLLKQEAGHTKDEGLREVLEKLSRHVRN
- the ftsA gene encoding cell division protein FtsA yields the protein MSGVETENMIVGLDIGTSKVVAIVGKRKLDGTIEIVGIGSHPSRGLKRGVVVNIETTVHAIQRAVEEAELMAGCRIHSVYAGIAGSHIRSLNSHGIVAIRDREVTQADIDRVIDAAQAVAIPADQKVLHILPQEFVIDNQEGIKEPLGMSGVRLEAKVHLVTCAVNAAQNIEKCVRRCGLEVDDVILEQLASSYAVLTEDEKELGVCVVDIGGGTTDIAVFTGGAIRHTAVIPIAGDQVTNDIAMALRTPTQNAEEIKIKYACALTQLAGADETIKVPSVGERAPRDLSRQALAEVVEPRYEELFTLVQTELRRSGFEDLIPAGVVITGGSSTMEGVVELAEEIFHMPVRLASPQSVSGMKDVVNNPIYATGVGLLIYGFRQMDLGKGPVLRSEDAPSLFERMKNWFTGNF